CTGCAGCTGTATATGAGGGTAAAAATGCAATAACTACTAAATCATATGGTCCTGAAGCTAGAGGAGGTGCTGCTAGAAGTGAGGTTATTATTAGTGATGATGAAATATTTTATCCAAAGGTTCTAGAACCTAATATAATGGTAGCATTGACACAAGAATCAATTGATAAGTATACAGATGATCTAAAAGAGGATGCTATTGTTATATATGATAGCTTTATAGTAAAAAACGTACCTGATAAAAAAGTAAAATATTATCCAGCCCCAATTATAAAGGCAGCTGCAGAGGAAGTAGGCAAAACAATAGTTGCTAATATACTCTCCCTTGGAGTCCTTAATGAAATATGTGGAATTGCAAGGGATGAATCACTTTTAAATGCTGTTCTATCAAGGGTTCCAAAGGGTACAGAGGAATTAAATAAAAAAGCGCTA
This genomic interval from Deferribacterota bacterium contains the following:
- a CDS encoding 2-oxoacid:acceptor oxidoreductase family protein, encoding MGRDEIRLSGSGGQGMITAGIILGLAAAVYEGKNAITTKSYGPEARGGAARSEVIISDDEIFYPKVLEPNIMVALTQESIDKYTDDLKEDAIVIYDSFIVKNVPDKKVKYYPAPIIKAAAEEVGKTIVANILSLGVLNEICGIARDESLLNAVLSRVPKGTEELNKKALEVGKRIGKDIKG